The stretch of DNA GCACACGATCGGCACCGAATCCGTCCCCGAGCGGTGGCGCGGCCTGATGTCGGGCGCAGTCGGCGGCGGCGGCGCGGCGATCGGCGGGTTACTGGCCTCGCTGGTCTTCTACGTGATCTCCCTGCTGGCACCCGGCGAGGCCTTCGCCTCCTGGGGCTGGCGGGCGATGTTCTTCTCGGGGCTCCTGACCTCGGCCGTCGGCCTGGTCCTGTTCCGCAACCTTGAGGAATCGCCGATCTTCCGACAGCTCCAGGCGGAGAAGTCGGCGCGTCGCGCCGGGGCACCCGTGGTCGCCTCGCCGGTGCGTGCCCTGTTCTCGGCCGAGTACATCAGGGCCTTCCTGGTCTCGACCCTGATCTCGTTCGGCGGTGGCGCAGCCTACTATCTCACCTCCGGCTACCTGCCGACCTACCTCAAGCTCGTGAATGGCGTTCCGAATGCGACCGCGTCGATGATGCTCATCGCCGCCAACGTCGCCGCCGCATTCGGCGCCTGCGCGCTCGGCGAACTGAGTCAGCGCATCGGACGCCGATCGAGCTTCCTGCTCATGGGCGCAGTGCGACTGGTGGCCTTCCCGGCGCTCTTCCTCGCCATGGCCCAGACCACCGACACTGTGCTCCTCACAGTCTACGTCATGCTCCTGTCCCTCATCGCCAACGCGAGCTACGGCCCGCTGCTGATCTTTCTCAACGAGAAGTTCCCGACCGCTTTGCGCGCCACCGGCACCGGCCTGACCTGGAACGTCGGTTTCGCGCTGGGCGGCATGCTGCCGACGCTGGTGTCGCTGGCGGTCGACGGTCCCGGCCAGATCCCGATGATGCTCGCGATCTTCACGACCGCCGTCACCGCCGTCTACCTCGTTGGCGCCTTCATGACGGAGGAGACGCGGGGCAACCTCGAGCGCATCTGAGCGCTCCCTTCGCTGCAGACTTGTACCTGCCGCTGATTCCGGGACCGGCCAGGGCATACCTGGCCGGTCACTCCCGTTCCCGAAGGAATGTGCGATGGACGCCCACGCGCTCTGGGCCTTTGCCCTTGCTCTCTATGGCCGTCCGGGGCCGCGCCGGCCTGCCTCGCCCTCCAGGACGAAGCGGCGGCGGACGTGACACTCGTGCTCTACCTGATCTGGTGCGCGGAGACTGGCCGGCCTCTCAATGCAGAAGCGGTCCGGTCGGCCGACGCCGCCGTCGCGCCGTGGCGCGCAGCCGTGGTCGCACCGCTCAGAGCCGTGCGCAGGGCCATGAAGGCGCCCCTCCTGCCCGGCCTCGCGACAGAGTCGCTACGGGACAGGATCAAGGCCTCGGAAATCGAGGCGGAGCGCCTCGCCCTGGTAATACTCGCGGGGGGCGCGCCCGCTCCGGAGCCGTCCGCTCCCGAGCCCCTCGCAGCGGCAAACCGATACCTCGACCTTTACGCCGTTCATCTCGGCCGGCCCCTGCCGCGAGTCCCCCGCGAGGCGCTGCTCCGGGCTTTGGCAGAAGCATGACCTCAAGAACTGGCGTCGCGCCAGCGCCGGACCCGCCCGGATTCGATCTCGAAGAGGTCGAGTACCCGGCCGAGCGTGTGGTCGATCATCTCGGCGAGGCTCTCGGGCCGCGCGTAGAAGGCAGGGACCGGAGGCGCGATGATCGCCCCCATCTCCGACAGGGCCGTCATGGTGCGCAGGTGGCCAGTATGCAGGGGGGTCTCTCGCACCATGAGGACGAGACGGCGCCGCTCCTTCAGCACCACGTCCGCGGCCCGGGTCAGCAGGCCAGAGGTCACGCCGGTGGCGATTTCAGCCATACTGCGCATCGAGCATGGCGCCACGACCATGCCGCGGGTGCGGAAGGAACCGGAGGAGATCGCCGCGCCAATATCGGCCTGCGCGTACGTCCGGGCGGCCAGTACGCGCACCTCTGAGACCTTGAGGTCGGTCTCGTGGGCGAGCGTCACCTCGGCCGAGCGCGACATCACGAGATGTGCCGGAATGTCGAGGTCGCGCAGGATCTCCAGCAGGCGGATCCCATAGATCACGCCCGAGGCCCCCGAGATGCCGACCACCAGGGGCAGGTTCGTCACGGCACTGTACCCTCGACGAGGCCCGGCGCCTGATAGATGTGTTTCAGTTCCGTGAAGTCATGGACTGCGTCGTAGCCGTGCAAGCGCCCCAGGCCGCTCTGCCGGTAACCGCCGGTTTCGGCTTCGGCGAACAGCTTGTTGTGGTCGTTGATCCAGACCGTGCCGTTGCGCAGCGCCCGGGCCACTCGCAGCGCCCGCGCCCCGTCGCGGGTCCAGACGCTGGCGGAGAGACCGAACACGGTATCGTTCGCCCGCGCCACCGCCTCGGCCTCGGTGTCGAAGGCTTCGAGCACTACAAAGGGCCCGAAGATCTCCTCCTGCACGAAGTCCGCATGCGGATCGTCGTGCGCGACGAGGGCCGGCGTGAGGAAGGCGCCACGCGCCCGCGCCCCGTCGGGAATCGTGGCCCGCAGCAGCACCCGGTCGGCCGCTGCGCAGGCTGCCTCCATCCGGGCCGCGACCGCGTCGCGGCTCGCCCGGTCGATCAGCGGGCCCATCTGCGTGCCAGCCTCGAGGCCCGGTCCGACCCGCAGGTCGGCCAGGGCAGCGGTCAGAGCGTCGCGCATCGCGGGCAGCCCCGCACGGTGGACGAGGACGCGCCGCGCAGCGGTACATTGCTGGCCCGAGATGACCGTCGCGGCGGCGGCAAGCTTGCGCGCGACGTCGCCGATCTCCGCGTCGGGGAAAACGAGGCAGGCGGATTTTCCCCCGAGTTCCAGCGAGAGCTTCTTCATGCTGTCGGCGGCGGCCCGCATGATCGCCTTGCCGGTCGCCGTCGAACCGGTGAAGCTCAGGACGTCGACGTCGTGCGACACCGACAGGTGCTGGGCACCTGCGTGCCCGGTCTCGACCACAACGTTGACGACGCCCGGCGGCAGCCCGGGGGCGGTCAAGAGCGGCGCCATCAGGGCCGCGTTGAACACTGCCGTCTGCGCGGCGGGC from Methylobacterium aquaticum encodes:
- a CDS encoding MFS transporter translates to MSAATTIPVSEALPKPTTRQTATAAMASLFGWGLDLFDLFILLYVAPVIGTLFFPADKPMLSLAGAYASFAVTLLIRPLGSALFGSYADRLGRRRALMIAVVGVGVSTAAFGLLPTVGQIGWAATAIFLAFRLIQGIFVGGVVAASHTIGTESVPERWRGLMSGAVGGGGAAIGGLLASLVFYVISLLAPGEAFASWGWRAMFFSGLLTSAVGLVLFRNLEESPIFRQLQAEKSARRAGAPVVASPVRALFSAEYIRAFLVSTLISFGGGAAYYLTSGYLPTYLKLVNGVPNATASMMLIAANVAAAFGACALGELSQRIGRRSSFLLMGAVRLVAFPALFLAMAQTTDTVLLTVYVMLLSLIANASYGPLLIFLNEKFPTALRATGTGLTWNVGFALGGMLPTLVSLAVDGPGQIPMMLAIFTTAVTAVYLVGAFMTEETRGNLERI
- a CDS encoding TIGR02444 family protein, whose translation is MLYLIWCAETGRPLNAEAVRSADAAVAPWRAAVVAPLRAVRRAMKAPLLPGLATESLRDRIKASEIEAERLALVILAGGAPAPEPSAPEPLAAANRYLDLYAVHLGRPLPRVPREALLRALAEA
- a CDS encoding UbiX family flavin prenyltransferase, whose product is MTNLPLVVGISGASGVIYGIRLLEILRDLDIPAHLVMSRSAEVTLAHETDLKVSEVRVLAARTYAQADIGAAISSGSFRTRGMVVAPCSMRSMAEIATGVTSGLLTRAADVVLKERRRLVLMVRETPLHTGHLRTMTALSEMGAIIAPPVPAFYARPESLAEMIDHTLGRVLDLFEIESGRVRRWRDASS
- a CDS encoding aldehyde dehydrogenase family protein, encoding MDAVARHWIDGEAYGRPEADSLDPASGERVGYLAQGGAREAEAAVAAARRAFDRGFWASSPRLRQTVLLHWAAALETGKEPLAELLTRDNGKPLAQARGELAGAISEILYYAGLARHIPGHVLEPEPGVLSTMQREPAGVAGIIVPWNAPAVLLVRSLAPALAAGCTTVVKPAAQTAVFNAALMAPLLTAPGLPPGVVNVVVETGHAGAQHLSVSHDVDVLSFTGSTATGKAIMRAAADSMKKLSLELGGKSACLVFPDAEIGDVARKLAAAATVISGQQCTAARRVLVHRAGLPAMRDALTAALADLRVGPGLEAGTQMGPLIDRASRDAVAARMEAACAAADRVLLRATIPDGARARGAFLTPALVAHDDPHADFVQEEIFGPFVVLEAFDTEAEAVARANDTVFGLSASVWTRDGARALRVARALRNGTVWINDHNKLFAEAETGGYRQSGLGRLHGYDAVHDFTELKHIYQAPGLVEGTVP